One genomic window of Solanum stenotomum isolate F172 chromosome 9, ASM1918654v1, whole genome shotgun sequence includes the following:
- the LOC125877719 gene encoding protein NDL1-like, which yields MADSNSSTDSVSIDVETIYLGGKEHIVRTGCGSVSVIVYGDQEKPPLITYPDLALNHMSCFQGLFFCPEAASLLLHNFCIYHISPPGHELGAAAICPEEPVPSVDDLADQIVEVLNYFGLRSVMCMGVTAGAYILTLFAIKHRERVLGLILVSPVCRAPSWSEWFYNKVMSNLLYFYGMCGLLKDFLLYRYFSKEVRGSAEVPESDIAQACRRLLDERQSINILRFLQAIDGRPDITQGLKKLQCRTLIFVGDSSPFHSEALHMTAKLDRRFSALVEVQECGSMVTEEQPHAMLIPMEYFLMGYGLYRPNQFSGSPRSPLSPSCIAPELLSPESMGLKLKPIKTRIESKLLGEQQ from the exons ATGGCAGATTCTAATTCAAGTACCGATTCTGTTTCCATTGATGTTGAGACCATTTATCTTGGCGGAAAG gAGCACATTGTACGGACTGGCTGCGGCTCTGTCTCTGTTATAGTTTATGGAGACCAAGAGAAGCCACCACTGATAACTTATCCAGATTTAGCTCTAAATC ATATGTCGTGTTTCCAAGGATTGTTCTTCTGTCCGGAAGCAGCTTCATTGCTGCTCCATAACTTTTGCATTTACCACATAAGTCCTCCGGGGCATGAG TTAGGAGCTGCAGCAATTTGTCCAGAGGAGCCTGTACCTTCAGTGGATGATTTGGCAGATCAGATAGTTGAGGTTCTTAACTATTTTGG GCTGCGGTCAGTTATGTGTATGGGAGTAACAGCTGGTGCTTATATACTCACCTTATTCGCG ATAAAACATAGGGAACGTGTTCTTGGTTTGATTCTTGTTTCCCCTGTATGCAGAGCACCTTCTTGGAGCGAATGGTTTTATAATAAG GTCATGTCAAATTTACTTTACTTCTATGGAATGTGTGGTCTGCTGAAAGACTTTTTACTATACCGCTACTTCAGTAAG GAGGTTCGGGGGTCTGCAGAAGTTCCAGAATCAGATATAGCTCAAGCATGCAGAAGA TTGCTAGATGAGaggcaaagcataaacattttACGGTTTCTACAAGCTATTGACGG GAGACCAGATATCACACAAGGATTGAAGAAACTACAATGTCGAACCCTCATATTTGTTGGGGATAGTTCTCCTTTCCATTCAGAGGCTCTCCACATGACTGCTAAATTGGACAGACGATTCAGTGCCTTAGTAGAG GTACAGGAGTGTGGATCAATGGTGACAGAAGAACAGCCACATGCAATGTTGATACCAATGGAGTATTTTCTCATGGGATATGGACTATACAGACCTAACCAGTTCAGTGGCAGCCCAAGGAGTCCTCTTAGTCCATCTTGTATCGCCCCCGAGCTTCTCTCTCCGGAGAGCATGGGGCTCAAATTGAAACCTATCAAGACCCGGATTGAATCCAAGCTCCTCGGTGaacaacaataa
- the LOC125877390 gene encoding thiamine phosphate phosphatase-like protein, which yields MGITTNIEDDKKELAKKVQRLARLGVRLLDSSKGGVVVMNEAESSLVSEVKEKLDKDPLLLELKTNVHKQKVDELQERIVEEAHRCRYTVTLRMLERPDCRKLEVAGAAKGLYKCSGSSTSTSFRSSYTHRQYLWLPALLNAGKSVNMVGEKVVIVFDFDRTLIDDDSDRWVVENMGLTHLFNQLRPTLPWNALMDRMMEELHSQGKTVEQIAECLKQVPLHPRTISAIQSAHDLGCDLKVVSDANQFYIKTILKHHGLYRCFSEVITNPTSVDGEGRLRIFPYHDMTSFHGCRLCPPNLCKGLVIEQIQASMSEKRKSRFIYLGDGRGDYCPTLKLDKGDHVMPRKGFPLWDLLLSDLNLLKADSHEWRNGEELESILLQLIEKIYKE from the exons ATGGGCATTACTACTAATATTGAGGATGATAAGAAAGAATTGGCAAAGAAAGTTCAGAGACTGGCACGTTTGGGAGTCCGTTTGTTAGATTCTAGTAAAGGTGGAGTTGTGGTGATGAAtgaggctgaatcatcattagtgtctgaaGTGAAGGAGAAACTAGACAAAGACCCTCTCTTACTTGAACTAAagacaaatgttcataagcaaaag gtggatgagcTCCAAGAGAGGATCGTGGAAGAAGCTCATAGATGCAGATATACTGTAACACTTCGTATGCTAGAAAGACCAGATTGCAGAAAAttagaagttgcaggtgccgcCAAAGGACT atacaagtgttcaggatcatcaacaagcacTTCGTTCAGATCATCTTACACTCATAGACAGTATTTG TGGTTACCGGCTCTACTTAACGCCGGGAAATCAGTGAATATGGTTGGGGAAAAGGTGGTGATTGTATTTGATTTTGATCGGACTCTCATTGACGATGACAGCGATAGATGGGTCGTCGAGAATATGGGTCTAACCCATTTGTTCAACCAGCTCCGACCAACTTTACCTTGGAATGCTCTCATG GATAGGATGATGGAGGAGCTACATTCACAGGGTAAAACTGTTGAGCAGATAGCTGAATGTTTGAAGCAAGTTCCGTTGCATCCTCGGACAATTTCAGCCATACAATCAGCTCATGATCTCGG ATGTGACTTAAAAGTAGTTAGTGATGCCAATCAGTTTTATATCAAGACTATATTGAAACATCACGGATTATACAGATGTTTCTCGGAGGTCATTACTAACCCAACATCAGTAGATGGAGAAGGTAGATTGAGGATCTTTCCTTACCATGATATGACTTCTTTTCATGGGTGTAGGCTATGCCCTCCTAACTTATGCAAG GGTCTTGTTATTGAGCAGATCCAAGCTTCCATGAGTGAGAAACGGAAATCAAGATTCATATATCTTGGAGATGGGAGAGGTGATTACTGCCCAACGTTGAAGCTCGATAAAGGAGACCATGTAATGCCAAGGAAGGGCTTTCCATTGTGGGATCTCCTGCTAAGTGATCTAAATCTTTTGAAAGCAGACAGTCATGAATGGAGGAATGGGGAAGAACTAGAAAGCATCCTACTCCAgcttattgaaaaaatatacaagGAATAG